The region CGCCCAGCGCCGCGCTGGTCCTGGGTCGAGGAGGTCGAACTGGCGGCGGGCTGGGCCGAGGCCCGTGAGCGTCACCCCCACGAGCCTAACCCGCAGGCGGCGCACGTCGAGGGACCGAAGGAGACCTACCGCCTCGGCCTCGATGCGGGCTTCATCGCCGGTGGCCTCTGGCAAAGTGGTGCGACGGGTCGCCGTGGAGAAGTCGCTGTAGCGGAGCTTGACTACTACGGTTCGCGCCTCCAGGCCAAGAGCCCTCATGGAGGTGGCCGCCCTTTGAGCGAGGGCTGAGAGGGTCGCCTCGATCAGATCGCGGTTGAGGATGTCCTCGTCGAAAGTCCGCTCCCGTCCGATCGATTTTTGCCCATCTGGGTTAGGAGAGACGTCCGAAGGAGGGTCGAGCCCACGGGCACACCGCCAAAGCCTTGAGGCGACCGCAGGGCCGAATTTCCGCTCCAGGACCGACCGGTCGAGGGCGGCGAGGTCGCCGACGGTCTTGAGTCCGAGCCCACGGAGCGATGCTACCGTGGCCGGCCCCACTCCGGGCAGCCGTGCGAGCGGCAGAGGTGATAAGAATGCCGCCTCCTCTCCGGGGATAATCCGCAAGATTCCCTGGGGCTTGGCGAGCCCCGAGGCCACCTTGGCCATCAGGCGGCCCGGGGCCACGCCAATGGAGCAGGGAAGGCCAGCCTCCTTAAGAATCTCGCCTTGCAGCCGGGAGGCGACAGACATTGGGTGGCCGAAGAGCCGCTCGCAGCCGGTGAGGTCGAGGTAGGCTTCGTCGAGCCCCAGGGGCTCGACTTCGGGCGTGTAACGCTCGAAACAGCGAAAGACCGTTCGGGAAGCCTCGCGGTAACGCTTGAAGTTTCCCCGAAGGAAGACGGCATGTGGGCATAGGCGCCGGGCACGGGAGA is a window of Nitrospinota bacterium DNA encoding:
- the dinB gene encoding DNA polymerase IV — translated: MLSESCGSTVSSQHLARRDDGGTPLKRHPRTILHVDMDAFFVSVEELYDRSLAGRPVIVGGAPNGRGVVAAASYEARRFGIHSAMPISRARRLCPHAVFLRGNFKRYREASRTVFRCFERYTPEVEPLGLDEAYLDLTGCERLFGHPMSVASRLQGEILKEAGLPCSIGVAPGRLMAKVASGLAKPQGILRIIPGEEAAFLSPLPLARLPGVGPATVASLRGLGLKTVGDLAALDRSVLERKFGPAVASRLWRCARGLDPPSDVSPNPDGQKSIGRERTFDEDILNRDLIEATLSALAQRAATSMRALGLEARTVVVKLRYSDFSTATRRTTLPEATGDEARIEAEAVGLLRSLDVRRLRVRLVGVTLTGLGPARRQFDLLDPGPARRWALSESLDRLRARYGNASVVSGRAISLMAPRPPADPISGADGDEWLGRLLSKEPSGFSPPGGD